The sequence TAGGATTTCCTAGAGTCAGCCAAAATTGATGGAATCTGCTAGATTAGTGGCAAGTAATTGTGAGGAGTTACCCCATGCGATCGATGTTAGCGAAAATCTTAACGGGTGTGGTCTCTGCCGCTTTGGTAAGTGGTGTTGCCTGTGCTGACCCCCGCCCCACTGATCAGGATGCTTACCCTGGCAATTTCCCCCCCGACTTCGCCAACAATTTCCCTGCCACCTACGGGGAGGTGTACACTAAGGTACTTGATCTTACCTCCGATTTGAACATTCAAACTCCCTTTTTTGAAATTGAATTCGGTGATCAAAAATTTCAGCGTCAGTTTAACGCCTTCCGTTCGATTGTGCGAGAGATGCTGGAACTACAAAACAATAGCGACCCCCTGATCCGCACCCGCGACTTGGCTAACCCCTACACTACTGCCCTATCTTCCTACTGCAGTTACTATCAACAACTCAACATTGAACAACCAGGGTGCATTAAAGAAGAACCGATCGTTTTAACTCCGTCCGAACCCGTTTTGCCTCCTCCTGCCATTCGTCCTGCCCCTCCTCCCCCTGTACCTGCTCTGTGGTAAGTGCGTATAGGTTTAACAGGTGGTATTGCCTGCGGTAAATCCACCGTTGCCCACTATCTGCAAAAAAAATATGGTGTGCCGGTCCTCAGTGCCGATCGGTACGCCCACTCTATTTTGGAAACAGTCATCAAAGAGGCAGTGATCGATCGTTATGGTGCGGGCATTCTCCAGGGAGGGAAAATCGATCGACAACGTCTAGGGCAAATTGTGTTTCAGGCTGAGCAGGAACGGCGGTGGCTAGAACAGCAGATACACCCTCTAGTGAGGACAAGGATGTTACAGGATGCCCAGCAGTACCAAGGCACAGTTGTCTTAGAAATTCCCCTTTTATTTGAAGCCCAGATGACTGACCTTGTAGATCGGATTTGGGTAGTTGCCTGTAGCGAAGCCACTGCCCTTGCCAGATTACAGCAAAGAAATCACCTCACTCTCCTAGAATGTCAACAGCGACTGCAGGCACAAATACCTATAGCAGCAAAAATTCGCCAAGCTGATGTCGTGTTATACAACGAAGGGACCCTAGAGGAGCTATATCAACAGGTAGACCGCACCTGGCAGAGTTTGGTGAGCTAGTCGAGCCAAGCCCGCCCAAATACACTACAATTGCACCATCGGTAAACAACAGACATGACCAGCGGATACCTAGCCTTGGTGTTACACGCCCATCTCCCCTATGTGCGCCACCCTGAGAGTGAGTATGTTTTAGAAGAGGAGTGGCTGTTTGAAGCAGTCATAGAAACCTACGTGCCCCTGATCAGGATGATGGAGAGCTTCCAGCGAGACGGCATGGACTTCCGCTTGACCATGACTTTGACTCCCCCCCTCGTGGCAATGCTGCGGGATGAGCTACTACAAAAACGGTTTGATGTGCACCTTGCCCGCCTAGAGGAACTAATTGCCAAAGAAATTGCCCGCTATGACCACAACCCCCACCTGCGCTATCTCGCTGAATTTTATCAACAGCAGTTTGCCCAAGTGCGTGAGACTTGGGAGCAATACAATGGCGATTTGATCAGCGCCTTTAAGCAATTTGCTGACAGCAATAACCTGGACATTATCACCTGTGGTGCCACCCATGCCTACTTCCCCCTCATGCAAATGTACCCTGAAGCGGTGTGGGCACAGATCAAAGTGGGGGTAGACTATCACAAAGAAATATTCGGCAGAGAACCAAAGGGGATTTGGATACCAGAGTGCGGCTACTACAATGGCTTGGAGCGCATGCTAGCAGATGCAGGACTGCGATACTTTTTAATTGATGGTCATGGCATTCTTTACGGACAACCCCGCCCCCGCTTTGGTACCTATGCCCCTGTCTACACAGAATCGGGGGTAGCTGCCTTTGGACGAGATCACGAATCCTCCCATCAAGTGTGGTCTTCCCAGGTGGGCTATCCAGGGGACGGTGTATATCGAGAATTCTACAAAGACCTGGGTTGGGAAGCCGACTACGAATACATAAAGCCCTACATCATGCCCAACGGTCAGCGCAAAAATGTCGGCATCAAATACTACCGTATCACCCAGAAAGGTTGCGATCTGGGGGCGAAAGAACTTTATGATCCCTACTGGGCGCGGGAGAAAGCAGCTGAACATGCGGGTAACTTCGTCTTCAATCGCGTAGCGCAAATCAAACACCTCTACAGTGTGATGGGCAGACCCCCGATCGTAGTCGCTCCCTATGATGCTGAATTGTTTGGACACTGGTGGTATGAGGGACCTTGGTTTATTGACTACGTGATGCGCAAAGCCTACTATGACCAGGACACCTACAGAGTCACCCATTTGTCGGAGTATTTACAGGAAAATCCGCAACAGCAGGTAGTCAGACCCGCCCAGTCCAGTTGGGGTTACAAAGGCTTCCATGAATACTGGTTAAATGATACCAATCGTTGGATTTATCCCCATCTACATAAGGCAACTGAGCGCATGATCCAATTATCTTTACGGGAACCAGAGACAGAATTAGAGAAACAAGCCCTCAATCAAGCTGCTAGAGAACTTTTGTTAGCCCAATCCTCTGACTGGGCATTTATTATGACCACAGGCACGATGGTACCCTATGCTGTGCGGCGGACAAAATCTCACCTCCTGCGCTTTAACAAACTGTATGAAGACATCAACAAGGGAGAGATAGACAGCAAATGGCTCAGCAAAATCAGCTATCTGGATAATATTTTTCCCAATTTGGATTACCGTGTTTATCGTCCCCTCATGGCACAGGTGAAAAAGTAAATGTGGTCTGTCATTATTCCCACCTACAACCGTTTACCAATTCTTACCAAGTGTCTACGGGCATTGGAGCAACAGGACTTTCAGGAAGACTATGAGGTGGTGGTAGTAGATGACGGTTCCACGGATGACACAGTTAAATTTCTACAAGACCATCAAACCGAATTTCCCCATGTTCGTCTAATCCTACAAGACCACCAAGGAGCAGCGATCGCTCGCAATACAGGTATAGATGCAGCTAGAGGGGAAACGATCGTTTTCATTGATAGCGATTTGATTGTTACATCTTCTTTTTTGTCGGCTCATGCTAAAAAACTCCCTCAAGATGGTAAGTATTTCACCTATGGGCGGGTAATTAACACTGCTAATTTCGACAACCCCACAGCAGAACCCTTCAAACTGACCGATTTCTCCGCTGCTTTTTTCGCCACAGGCAATGTTGCTATTGCCAGAGAATGGTTACTTTTGGCAGGTAAATTTGACCCCATGTTCTCCCAATACGGCTGGGAAGATTTAGAACTGGGAGTAAGACTGAAAAAACTGGGCTTAAAACTAATCCCCTGTCCAGAAGCCGTCGGTTATCACTGGCATCCCCCCTTTGATCTCAGTCAAATACCCCAGATGATCGAGCGAGAGAAACAAAGAGGCAGAATGGGGGTTTTATTTTATCGTAAGCATCCTAATTGGGAAGTGCGTATGATGATTCAAATGACACCCCTACATCTCCTGTTGTGGGGACTGCTATCCCTGGGCGGTCTGGTTAATGAAAAAACTATGGCTCCCCTTTTGCAGTTTCTGATTGATAAAGGGAAATCTCAATGGGCATTGGAATTAGCACGGATTTTTCTCAATTGGTACAATGTTAGAGCGGTTTATGAAGCCAATCGCTAAACAGCAGAGGGCAATAACCACAAGTGCTACTACCTCATCTCTTCTTTGTGAGTAGATGAAGAAAATAAAGTAATGTGCCCAACCATCCCAATTCTTTTTGTAAGTATTGCCTGAGACTGGGACGATGGCGATAATCTTGGAAGTCTTTAATATATTCCTCTAAACTTCTCACTCCCACTAAATTTGCTCTAGCTTCATGTAATAGCGCTCTAGTCTGCCTCGCTTCCTCTAACAAATTTTTAATATCAGTGATGGTTGCTTTTCCGCCCAACTCTTCCGCAATTTGTCTTAAATCCTGGAGTATTGATACTACTTCCTGTTGTACGCGTTTAACATTGCTAACTACTTCATCGGAAATCTGTAAGATAGCTAATTTTTTGTTCTCCAGCTCCTCGCGTATTAATTCTGCTTGTTCAATACCATTTACCAAACCAGAGAACGCTGAATCTATTGATAATTTTAACGCCCTAGCATCTACTAATAGTGACTCTACGGAGTCCAACATCGATAACTGTAAAAGGCAATTGCTAACTCGATCTTGTACATTGGCGATCGTGCCTGCCAAATCATTGACCTGCCCTATATCTTGGGCTAATTTGTCTGCCATCTGATTGAAATGATACACCTGTTCTCTTATACTACTAATGCTTGCTGCCAATTGTGATTGTTTTTCCTGAAACCCCTGGTACCAGAGTTGATATTGTTCCTGCAGAGCATTGAGAGACTGCTTTGTGTAATCAAATGATTGATTAAATTCCTTCAATTTCTTTTCACTCTCAATTGCTTGCTGACTGTGAAACAAAGTTCGCTGAAGTATGTCATTCAATCTATCTAATAATTCCTCGCTTATGTCAAGCCTCTGCAGGTACTCTATCATCTCTTGAAATTTACCTAGCTCCCTGGTCACATCGGCATAGAAGTTTTTAAACTCTTGCATTTGGGATTGACATTGGTGCATCTGAGTCAGCAGTTCTCTCACAGTCTCAAAACTTTTTGCTTCTGCTATCATCCTTTGAGCAGAATCCATCATCTGATGAACTTTATCAACTAATAAATTCAACTCCTCTGCAATATTGTAATCAGAGGGATAATGGTTGCTCATTTGACTACCTCCAGTTTAGACATTGCCAATTTAATTAGCAGAGACGGAAGGGGGGAAAAATCATTAACGATTAGGTCACTAAGTTCACCAAAGGGATAGGATTTGGGAAATTGACCTGTCACCCTAGACCTAATACATTGTGCTCTGTACGGAAATCCTTTCTTCTCTAATTGTTTAGCAATCATATTCACCATACGACCGTATTCTTGACTGTACTGTAGCCTAATTGGTGTCAGTACAGCGAAAGCTTCCTCTGACCTGTGCATAGCTAATAGTAGCAGGTAACTAAGGGCTGTTTTGCTATAGGTTGTTATATCATCAACTTGCTCCAATAACTTTAACTCCTTTTCTAAAAATTGAGTAGGTTGGCTTCTCAGTCTGTCAATCAGGTATTCTTCCAAATCATCCATCTGATTGGTTTCTGGTTTGGCAATTAATAGTGTTTCATACATGTCCCAATAGAGCAAAGGATGCCTCTGATCTAAGCCTTTTTTGATGGTTGATGCTACTGCCCTAAAGTCTTTAAGTACATCCTCAGAATTACCTAACTCTGATACCCAAGTGGCTAACATATCTAAATCGGTTTCTTCTAGCCGCTTCACTTCGCAGGCTGAGAAAGTTTCTCTACCCACTCTCTCAATTTCTGCTGTGGTAGCTATTATTAATAATCTGTTCCTTGCCCTTGTTGCTAATGTGTACCATTGGTTGGCTTCAATTAGAGAGGGATTGCCATTACCAGTAAAGATGCCCCAGCCAATACAAGTATCAAACTCTCTGCCTTTGGCATCTAGGATACTGAGAAAATCAATTCCTAATAACTGCCCTAATTCACTGGGTATATTATCACCATGGGTATAAATGACTGAGATAGTGCTGAGTAAGTGTACTCTGAGATATCGATCGCGGTTTGTTTCACTGCTAGTGAATGTTTTTACTTTTTGGCTCACCTGTGCTAAGAATTGATGACAATCTGCGAGAGAATGTACTTCTAAGACACGTACTTTTTCACCTTCTTCTACTGCAGAGTCAGGGTCAGCTGGGGGAGGAAGGTGCCGATCATTGTTTCTTCTAACCTGTCGATCGGCAAATGCATGTAGTGCCTTAGCAAACTCAAGGATTCTTTTTGTATTGCGGTGATTGTACTGTAATGACAAAGTTTTGCACAGATGCAGTGCTCCCCAATCAAAGTCAACTGGTATGACACGCTGGTTAATATCTCCTAGTAAGAGCAGTACTACGTATCTGTAAGCGGATACTCTTTTCAACATGTTAATGATACATTTTAGCTCAAATATCAAGTAATCCTGTGCCTCATCAATTATGAATAATAGGGGTCTGTCGCCTACTAAATTTACTTCCGCACAAATTGCTTGTAACCCTTCTACCCATGACTTCTTTCCCTGTAGGTAGTTGGGGTCATTAAAAGCAATTAGTCTAAGCAATTCAATTCTTCGAGCATAGTTAGCATAAACTGTATCAAACAGATTACATTGCGCTTCATCTCTAGTTTGAATGAAGGCACGATAAAGTAGCAAGTCTTCCAGGGAAAGTGGTACGAGTTCCTGGAAATGTTGGCGATAAGCAAGTTTTTCCAGTCCCTGTCTTTCTTCTTCATCTGTTGCTATTTGAGCCATTTTTGAGGGGGACACAGTACCTAGCCAATCTCTTAGTGTACCGATAAAGAAATTAGGATCATTAGGGGAAAGTATTGCTTTAATCGTCTTGATGCAGTCATAGTTATTGATTTCCTCTACTAGCGATTGGGGCACAATAAATATGACCTCCCACCCCCGCTCCCAAAATCCAGCTGCTGTGAGGGTACCACCTACTGTTTTACCTCCTCCAGGGGAACTTTGTAATAATAAAACTTTGAATTTATCTCCTGGAGTAAAGCTAGATTTTAGTATCTGTGTACCAATAGCTTGTTGTTCAGGAGTAAGTACAGGATTGTATAGATATTCACCTAATATAAACCTCTGCCATACATCAACATCTTCATTGATACTGATACCTTCGTAAGTAGCTAGATTATCTATTCTCTTTGGTAAATCCCTCGCATCTTCATCACTAGCTTCCTCTAGGCTTAGAACCTCCCCATCCTCTGCACTATAGCCATCATAAATACCAACATAGGTCTGTTCGTTCCTGAGTCGAACATCTAACCACAGAATTTTGGTATTTTCTTTTACGTCTATTAAGTGAAAAAATAACCTTAGTCTCCCTTTCCGTAATCGATAGAGCTTGGTATAGTTAGCTAGGAGTCGTGTGTTTGACCATAATCTTTGTTTATCTCTACTATCCATTTTCAACTGCTTCAGTAACTCGAATACAGTTGCTTGGTATTCTCTAGTTAATCTTTGTAGTGCCCTAATAAAATGTCTAGTAAATCTAAACATGGGTGCTTACAATCCTAGCTGATTAATGTCGATTATAGTGAAGCATTACCTACTAGTGTGTCCGTTTAATAACTTTTAATAGAACTTTACGCAGACTTAAAGAACCTAATAATTTCTCTTACATGTTCCAAAAATTGACTGTCTACTGTCAGTTGGGATATGGCTTGCTTTGATTCTTGCCGCACTCGATCGATTTCTTGGGTATGTAAAATTTCCATGCGTTCTAATTTGTCGTTGATCAGAATCAGTTGGCGGCGAGTTTCTTCCATGAATTCCTGTTGTTTGACTACCCAAGCATCAGGATTTTCCTGATTAAATTCTCTTTGTAATCCCCCCACAATCTGTTCTAATTGACTCAGGCGATAACGCAGCTCAACTACATCCTCTCTGGGATAGCGCACCCGCTGACCAATTTCTGTTAAACGCTGAGTAAGATATTCGTAGGCACTCACGATCGGTCGCAAAAATGTCAGCAACAATGCCCCACCTGCTCCCCAGTAACCAAGTTGACCACCGCCATAACGGGCAATCAAATAAAAAAACAGAGCTGAGATGAAGTGCAAAGACAGAGCGATCGCTAGAGAACGACCTACCCAAGCGCGAGCAAACTCTAGTTGTTGACTGTCTAAATAGATACCCCTTTGACGGGAACCTTCTGCATCATTGACAATCTGTTTGGCGAGGAAATGAATATTCCAGGGTACAGTTACTACTAACAATAGCCAGCCAAAGATTGCTCCCCCTGTTAACCAGTCCTGCACCGACCCGATCGGTATATGTAACCATTGGGTAACAGCGACAATAAGCAGGGCAACCAGAGCAATTGTTAGACCAATCGATAATAAGTTATTCACCATAAACTAAAGGGGTCGTGGTAAATCAGGGTCTTCCAGGCATTGTTTGAGAGATTGTTGTCGAAAGTTACGGATAGAGGTGATCCGCCATGTGGTGTCAAATCTCGTAGTTGTGACATCCATACAGGCACAGGTGTAGCCATAGTTGCGCTTAGTGTAGACAAAATCCCTCTCGCTAGTAATGCGTATATTCTCTACTCCTCTGGCGTTGAAACCATTGGGACGGGCAATTTCCCAGGTGGCTAAACGATCGGTTAAGTACCACTCCCCCAGACTGGGGTTTTCCAGCCAGCCGCAGCGCCGCTCGATCGGTTGGGCAAAAAGGGGGGCAATCCCCCCCACCAGCAAAACGGTAACTAGGAGTTGAACTTTCACGCTGCTACTTGTAGTTGATTAACTTTTTCTGTCAGGGAGTTCATGAGGGAGGTGAAAGGTTGGACAAATTTGTCAATCCCCTCTACCTGTAACTCGTACATGACTTGATCAAGATTGATGCCCAGGTCTGTTAGCTCTTGTAACACTTTTTGGGCTTCATCTAACCCCATCTCAATCCGAGTTTCCACATCACAGTGGTCAATGCAAGCAGCAATTGTTTCAGGAGGCATTGTGTTAACAGTGTTCTCTCCGACCAAGTTGTCAACGTACATGACATCACTATAGGCAGGGTTTTTGGTGCTGGTGCTTGCCCACAGCAGCCGTTGTTCCTGTGCTCCCTTAGCCTTGAGCGCTTGCCAACGATCCGTGGCGTAGAGTTGTTTGTACTTCTGATAAGCCATCTTGGCATTGGCAATAGCCGCCTTACCCTTGAGGGATTGTATCTTTTGTGGGTCAACATTGGTCAGCTTGTCCAACATGGCATCAATTTTGGTGTCAATGCGACTGAGAAAGAAGCTGGCAACAGAGGCAATGCGATCGATTGGCTCTCCTTTCTCCACTCTCTTCTCCAGACCTGCCATGTAAGCTAGAGCAGTCTCTTCATAGTCTTTCACAGAAAATAGAAGAGTCACATTGACGGGAACACCTGTGGCAATGACCTCCGTGGTGGCTTTCAAGCCTGCGGCTGTGCCAGGAATTTTGATCATCACATTGGGACGATCGATCGTTTGCCAAAATCTTACTGCTTCGGCGATTGTCCCTTCCGTGTCGTGGGCGAGATGGGGGGAAACTTCAATGGAAACATAACCATCCTTGCCATTGGTTGCCTCATAAACGGGACGGAGAATGTCAGCAGCATCGCGGATGTCCTGGAATGCTAGGGTTTCATAGATTTCCGTTACTGTCTTTCCTGCTTTGATAGCAGCAAGGATAGCATCATCATAGATGGCGTTCCCCGCAATGGCTTTCTGAAAGATGGCAGGATTAGAAGTAATGCCTCTAATTCCCTGATTCTGCACCATGTCTGCTAAAGCTCCAGACTGAATGATGTTGCGGCTGAGGTTATCCATCCACACACTTTGACCATGTTCCTCAATTTCAAGGAGATGATTTTTTGCCATAGTTCTTTCCCACCCAACAATTGCTTATGTTAAATCTAGCCCCCTTCTCTAGGGTGATTCTTTAGACTCTCTACAGAAACTTTTTAATATTTGTTAACAACTCCCCCGCTGGACATTCCCCCACAAGTTGGTTTTGGTAGTACAGATGGTAATAGTCAGGTTTATAACCGATCGCCAACCAATCACAGGAACTGTCATAGGCACAGAGTTTAGAACAACCGCTCAAATGAATTCTGAGGGAGTGATCTGATAGAGCCTCTTGTAGTTCTTGGGCATCCTTTTGGGTGTCTGTAAAACTAACGCTACAGTATTTACCAGCACAGACAGTAATCTGTAGGGGTGGGGGAGAGAGGGAAAAATGTAAATGACTGAGAGTTTGACAACAGGCAGTGGCACAACTGTGATGGACGAAAGGCAAAATGAGATTGCGCCAGGGAGTGAAACGCACTTCGGGAATCTGATAGTGATTACAGACTGTAATTAACTGCTCTAGTTGTACTGCTGATAAACGACCAAAGGGCAGAAAGATACCAATGTAGTAATAATCTTTGTCTTTCTGGGGATAAATACCGATGTGTTGAGTAGGCAGGGGTAAATGGTTGCGAGAAACTGGCATTGTTTGCTGCCATATACCAGCGATACTTTGAGTTTTCATCATCTCTAGGAAGCGGGGTTGTTTGCCTGTAAGATGGGTAAATTCTAAATACAGTGAGGTCAATTGGTCTAGTAAGTTAATCACTTCCCCATAACTGACTGTCAATCCTTGATTGCCGTTGATGATTATCTGACAGTAATTCCCATCGATCGCGCTAACGAGAATGTCATTGGTCAGAGATTTGATAGATAAAGCCTCTCCCCCGTCAAATCCAATACTAAATTTAGCAGAGAGTTTTTGCCATTCTCTTCTCTTACTCAAATACTCCTCCCATTCTTTAGCTAGCGGTGAAAGGTCAATTACTGCCTGCCGATCAATGCCACAAGTGGGGCTTAACATAATATTACGGAGATGATCTGTGTCTTGGTCACCAATGAGACCGACAGCTTGTAGTTCTTCGATGACAGTAATAGCAGTGAGAGAAGCCGATCGGTATTGCAGATTCCCCCGTCTGGAAATTTCTATCTCTCCCTCCTGCACCCAGGTTCTTATCTTGCGCAATTGATCAAGTGTAACTCTACCGCCCACCAACCGTAGACGATAGAGCCAACCCCCTTTAGTGGGGATCGGTTGCCACATGGAAGGACAGGCACTCATGCTTCTAAGTAGGTTTTGATATTTCCCAAAGTCAGATTCCTACCAATGAAAACTAAACGGGTCAGACGCTTTTCCCCCTCTTGCCATAAACGATCGTAAGTCAGTTCAATCCGATCGGCTACCCCCTGAATCACACCCCGCATGGGCTTGCTGGTGACATGGACAAATCCCTTGATACGATAGACTTCTAGTTGTTTGTTAATCTCTTTTAGTTTAGGGACTATCTCTGTTGGCAGGAAAGACCGATCGGATTCATAGTAAACGGAGTTGATGTCTTCATCGTGTTCGTGGTCTTCGTCGTTGTCATGATGACTGGGGCGGTTAGCGAGGTCTTCTTCTACGGCACTATTGAATCCTAAAATAATTTCTGGGTCAATTTTGCCCTGCTGACAAGGCAGTACCCTTACCCCGGGACGTAATTCTGTCTTTAACCAGTCTGCTACCTTCTGTTGTTGAACACGATCGATTAAATCTGTCTTTGTCATCAGCACCAAGTCAGCGCAGGCTAGCTGGTCTTCTAGTAGTTCTTCCAGGGGAGTTTCATGGCTAATACTGGGGTCATTATCCCTTTGGGCTTGCAGAGCTGCTAAATCCCCAACAAACTTGCCCTGGGCAAGGGCTTCCCCGTCTACAACTGTGACAACGCCATCCACGGTAAAACTATGACGAATTTCCTGCCAGCGGAACG is a genomic window of Pseudanabaenaceae cyanobacterium SKYG29 containing:
- the cobW gene encoding cobalamin biosynthesis protein CobW gives rise to the protein MGAKIPVTVITGFLGSGKTTLIREQLQNNRGRRIAVLVNEFGEVGIDGELLQSCRVCDEEGKEVTPNIVELTNGCLCCTVQEEFLPTMQELAKRREQIDHILIETSGLALPKPLVQAFRWQEIRHSFTVDGVVTVVDGEALAQGKFVGDLAALQAQRDNDPSISHETPLEELLEDQLACADLVLMTKTDLIDRVQQQKVADWLKTELRPGVRVLPCQQGKIDPEIILGFNSAVEEDLANRPSHHDNDEDHEHDEDINSVYYESDRSFLPTEIVPKLKEINKQLEVYRIKGFVHVTSKPMRGVIQGVADRIELTYDRLWQEGEKRLTRLVFIGRNLTLGNIKTYLEA
- a CDS encoding glycosyltransferase — protein: MWSVIIPTYNRLPILTKCLRALEQQDFQEDYEVVVVDDGSTDDTVKFLQDHQTEFPHVRLILQDHQGAAIARNTGIDAARGETIVFIDSDLIVTSSFLSAHAKKLPQDGKYFTYGRVINTANFDNPTAEPFKLTDFSAAFFATGNVAIAREWLLLAGKFDPMFSQYGWEDLELGVRLKKLGLKLIPCPEAVGYHWHPPFDLSQIPQMIEREKQRGRMGVLFYRKHPNWEVRMMIQMTPLHLLLWGLLSLGGLVNEKTMAPLLQFLIDKGKSQWALELARIFLNWYNVRAVYEANR
- the coaE gene encoding dephospho-CoA kinase (Dephospho-CoA kinase (CoaE) performs the final step in coenzyme A biosynthesis.); amino-acid sequence: MRIGLTGGIACGKSTVAHYLQKKYGVPVLSADRYAHSILETVIKEAVIDRYGAGILQGGKIDRQRLGQIVFQAEQERRWLEQQIHPLVRTRMLQDAQQYQGTVVLEIPLLFEAQMTDLVDRIWVVACSEATALARLQQRNHLTLLECQQRLQAQIPIAAKIRQADVVLYNEGTLEELYQQVDRTWQSLVS
- the tal gene encoding transaldolase gives rise to the protein MAKNHLLEIEEHGQSVWMDNLSRNIIQSGALADMVQNQGIRGITSNPAIFQKAIAGNAIYDDAILAAIKAGKTVTEIYETLAFQDIRDAADILRPVYEATNGKDGYVSIEVSPHLAHDTEGTIAEAVRFWQTIDRPNVMIKIPGTAAGLKATTEVIATGVPVNVTLLFSVKDYEETALAYMAGLEKRVEKGEPIDRIASVASFFLSRIDTKIDAMLDKLTNVDPQKIQSLKGKAAIANAKMAYQKYKQLYATDRWQALKAKGAQEQRLLWASTSTKNPAYSDVMYVDNLVGENTVNTMPPETIAACIDHCDVETRIEMGLDEAQKVLQELTDLGINLDQVMYELQVEGIDKFVQPFTSLMNSLTEKVNQLQVAA
- a CDS encoding nitrite/sulfite reductase; the protein is MSACPSMWQPIPTKGGWLYRLRLVGGRVTLDQLRKIRTWVQEGEIEISRRGNLQYRSASLTAITVIEELQAVGLIGDQDTDHLRNIMLSPTCGIDRQAVIDLSPLAKEWEEYLSKRREWQKLSAKFSIGFDGGEALSIKSLTNDILVSAIDGNYCQIIINGNQGLTVSYGEVINLLDQLTSLYLEFTHLTGKQPRFLEMMKTQSIAGIWQQTMPVSRNHLPLPTQHIGIYPQKDKDYYYIGIFLPFGRLSAVQLEQLITVCNHYQIPEVRFTPWRNLILPFVHHSCATACCQTLSHLHFSLSPPPLQITVCAGKYCSVSFTDTQKDAQELQEALSDHSLRIHLSGCSKLCAYDSSCDWLAIGYKPDYYHLYYQNQLVGECPAGELLTNIKKFL
- a CDS encoding DUF4087 domain-containing protein encodes the protein MKVQLLVTVLLVGGIAPLFAQPIERRCGWLENPSLGEWYLTDRLATWEIARPNGFNARGVENIRITSERDFVYTKRNYGYTCACMDVTTTRFDTTWRITSIRNFRQQSLKQCLEDPDLPRPL
- a CDS encoding DUF1957 domain-containing protein — its product is MTSGYLALVLHAHLPYVRHPESEYVLEEEWLFEAVIETYVPLIRMMESFQRDGMDFRLTMTLTPPLVAMLRDELLQKRFDVHLARLEELIAKEIARYDHNPHLRYLAEFYQQQFAQVRETWEQYNGDLISAFKQFADSNNLDIITCGATHAYFPLMQMYPEAVWAQIKVGVDYHKEIFGREPKGIWIPECGYYNGLERMLADAGLRYFLIDGHGILYGQPRPRFGTYAPVYTESGVAAFGRDHESSHQVWSSQVGYPGDGVYREFYKDLGWEADYEYIKPYIMPNGQRKNVGIKYYRITQKGCDLGAKELYDPYWAREKAAEHAGNFVFNRVAQIKHLYSVMGRPPIVVAPYDAELFGHWWYEGPWFIDYVMRKAYYDQDTYRVTHLSEYLQENPQQQVVRPAQSSWGYKGFHEYWLNDTNRWIYPHLHKATERMIQLSLREPETELEKQALNQAARELLLAQSSDWAFIMTTGTMVPYAVRRTKSHLLRFNKLYEDINKGEIDSKWLSKISYLDNIFPNLDYRVYRPLMAQVKK